Proteins from a genomic interval of Burkholderia cepacia GG4:
- a CDS encoding DUF4148 domain-containing protein, protein MKTRLIAAVLVAVSAAVAAPAFASEAVVTRAQVRAELVQLEKTGYALNRASDATYPDNLQAALTQIQADDAVANSPSTAGYGGDASASTQAGRRAVVRVAERSIYFGH, encoded by the coding sequence ATGAAAACCCGATTGATCGCCGCCGTTCTCGTTGCCGTGTCCGCTGCCGTTGCCGCGCCGGCCTTCGCCAGTGAAGCCGTCGTGACCCGTGCGCAAGTGCGCGCCGAGCTCGTGCAGCTTGAAAAGACCGGCTATGCGCTGAACCGCGCAAGCGACGCGACCTACCCGGACAACCTGCAGGCCGCGTTGACGCAGATCCAGGCCGACGATGCGGTGGCCAACTCGCCGTCGACGGCCGGCTACGGCGGCGACGCCAGTGCGTCGACGCAAGCGGGCCGACGCGCGGTCGTGCGCGTGGCCGAGCGGTCGATCTACTTCGGTCATTGA
- a CDS encoding DUF4148 domain-containing protein, with protein sequence MMKTQLIAALLVAVSASAAVPAFAAESTVTRAQVRAELAALQKAGYLPSRPNDPNYPDNLQAALRQIRDNDAVAADTQASGYGSNADSATQSGRRSAIRTAERSIYFGH encoded by the coding sequence ATGATGAAGACCCAATTGATTGCAGCCCTGCTCGTCGCCGTGTCGGCTTCCGCTGCCGTGCCGGCATTCGCCGCCGAAAGTACCGTGACGCGTGCGCAGGTGCGTGCGGAGCTGGCCGCGCTCCAGAAGGCCGGCTATCTGCCGAGCCGCCCGAACGATCCGAACTATCCGGACAACCTGCAGGCGGCGCTGAGACAGATTCGCGACAACGATGCGGTCGCAGCCGATACGCAAGCATCCGGTTACGGCAGCAACGCCGACAGCGCAACGCAGTCCGGCCGCCGCAGCGCGATTCGCACGGCCGAGCGTTCGATCTATTTCGGGCATTGA
- a CDS encoding RidA family protein, protein MTIEQKLAELGFTLPEPPQPLGSYTAVSEAGNLLFVSGQLPLVDGKVFYTGRVGEQLSVDDGRHAAQLAALNVLAQIRRHLGGFDRLHHIVRVEGHVASADGFYGQPAVIDGASDLFAAVLGDKAGHARSAFSQHQLPADAAVILVVIAEIRPA, encoded by the coding sequence ATGACGATCGAACAGAAGCTGGCCGAACTCGGCTTCACGCTACCCGAACCGCCGCAACCGCTTGGCAGCTATACGGCCGTCAGCGAAGCCGGCAACCTGTTGTTCGTTTCCGGACAACTGCCGCTCGTCGACGGCAAGGTCTTCTATACGGGCCGTGTCGGCGAACAGCTGAGCGTCGATGACGGGCGTCACGCGGCGCAGCTCGCCGCGCTGAACGTGCTCGCGCAGATCAGAAGGCACCTGGGCGGGTTCGACCGCCTGCATCACATCGTGCGAGTCGAGGGACACGTCGCATCGGCCGACGGCTTCTACGGTCAGCCGGCCGTGATCGACGGTGCGTCCGACCTGTTTGCCGCGGTGCTCGGCGACAAGGCGGGACACGCGCGCTCGGCCTTTTCCCAGCACCAGTTGCCGGCCGACGCGGCCGTGATCCTGGTCGTGATCGCTGAAATCCGCCCGGCATAA
- a CDS encoding organic hydroperoxide resistance protein, producing the protein MSKIEKVLYTGKTHTTSGGRDGAARSSDGRLDIQLSSPGSAGTGTNPEQLFAAGWSACFIGAMQLAARAAKVTLPADLAVDAEVDLGMGGNAYFLQARLNVSAPGFDRDVVQQIVDTAHQTCPYSKATRGNIDVEIRIV; encoded by the coding sequence ATGAGCAAGATCGAAAAAGTGCTGTACACGGGCAAGACGCACACGACTTCCGGCGGCCGCGACGGCGCGGCGCGCAGTTCCGACGGCCGCCTCGACATCCAGCTGTCGTCGCCGGGCAGCGCCGGCACCGGCACCAATCCGGAACAGCTGTTCGCGGCCGGCTGGTCGGCCTGCTTCATCGGCGCGATGCAGCTTGCGGCGCGCGCGGCAAAGGTGACGCTGCCGGCCGACCTCGCAGTCGATGCCGAAGTCGACCTCGGCATGGGCGGCAATGCGTACTTCCTGCAGGCCCGCCTGAACGTGAGCGCGCCAGGGTTCGATCGTGACGTCGTGCAGCAGATCGTCGATACCGCGCATCAGACTTGCCCGTATTCGAAGGCGACGCGCGGCAACATCGATGTCGAGATCCGCATCGTCTGA
- a CDS encoding enoyl-CoA hydratase produces MSYENILVETRGRVGLVTLNRPKALNALNDALMDELGAALKAFDADDDIGAIIVTGSEKAFAAGADIGMMATYSYMDVYRGDYITRNWETIREIRKPIIAAVSGFALGGGCELAMMCDIIFAADTAKFGQPEIKLGVMPGAGGTQRLPRAVSKAKAMDMCLTARFMDAAEAERAGLVSRVLPADKLLDEAIAAATTIAEFSLPAVMMVKESVNRAYETTLAEGVHFERRLFHSLFATEDQKEGMAAFVEKRKPVFKNR; encoded by the coding sequence ATGTCTTACGAGAACATCCTGGTGGAGACCCGTGGACGAGTCGGGCTGGTCACGCTGAACCGTCCGAAGGCGCTGAACGCGCTGAACGATGCGCTGATGGATGAATTGGGCGCTGCGCTGAAAGCGTTCGACGCGGACGACGATATCGGCGCGATCATCGTGACGGGCAGCGAAAAGGCGTTCGCGGCCGGGGCCGACATCGGCATGATGGCGACCTATTCCTATATGGATGTCTACCGCGGCGACTACATCACGCGTAACTGGGAGACCATCCGCGAGATCCGCAAGCCGATCATTGCCGCCGTGTCGGGCTTTGCGCTCGGTGGTGGCTGCGAACTCGCGATGATGTGCGACATCATCTTCGCGGCAGATACGGCCAAGTTCGGCCAGCCCGAAATCAAGCTGGGCGTCATGCCGGGCGCGGGCGGCACGCAACGCCTGCCGCGCGCAGTATCGAAGGCGAAGGCCATGGACATGTGCCTGACCGCGCGCTTCATGGACGCGGCCGAGGCGGAGCGAGCCGGGCTCGTGTCGCGCGTGCTGCCGGCCGACAAGTTGCTCGACGAAGCGATTGCCGCTGCGACGACGATTGCCGAGTTTTCGCTGCCGGCGGTCATGATGGTCAAGGAGTCGGTGAACCGCGCATACGAGACGACGCTGGCCGAAGGCGTTCATTTCGAGCGTCGACTGTTCCATTCGCTGTTCGCGACGGAGGACCAGAAGGAGGGGATGGCGGCATTCGTCGAGAAGCGGAAGCCGGTATTCAAGAACCGCTGA
- a CDS encoding DUF4148 domain-containing protein produces MKTQLIAAVLVAVSAAVAAPAFASEATVTRAQVRAELVQLQQAGYVPGRANDPHYPDNLQAALTRIHANDTVAADTATSGYGSDAAAVAQSGSRPATRVAERSIYFGH; encoded by the coding sequence ATGAAAACCCAATTGATCGCTGCCGTTCTCGTTGCCGTGTCCGCTGCCGTTGCCGCGCCCGCGTTTGCCAGTGAAGCCACCGTGACCCGTGCGCAAGTACGTGCCGAACTCGTGCAGCTGCAGCAAGCCGGCTATGTGCCGGGCCGCGCGAACGATCCGCACTATCCGGACAACCTCCAGGCCGCGCTGACGCGTATTCACGCGAACGACACCGTGGCGGCCGATACGGCGACGTCCGGTTATGGCAGCGATGCCGCGGCCGTCGCGCAATCGGGCAGCCGCCCTGCGACGCGCGTCGCCGAGCGCTCGATCTACTTCGGCCATTGA